One region of Culex pipiens pallens isolate TS chromosome 2, TS_CPP_V2, whole genome shotgun sequence genomic DNA includes:
- the LOC120416640 gene encoding peroxisome assembly protein 12 codes for MAAKGAHITQNIEARPSIFEVVAADSLNATFYPALKRVANFLASIKPVAFGPLLRYYDEVFLVFNWAVQSYYLRYKGGSLSEVFYGLTRTSLRTNRFDQNGQRWSLALLVVAPYLYRKLEAKITQWKEDYENGRVISPEKVRLTQIVPYLKACFECVRLVHYVSYLAGAVPTHSPVLRALNLSLTYQQEEEQSWTFQELLSGRVEPAKLLSSALLRSLELSAFFLQFIEWWQNEANMGDLAKLPTPDAPPGDLNGEKYRGKCPLCLQRWEIATAVSVSGYVYCYRCIVAHLQKESKCPVTGYPASIGDLIRVFEGDDD; via the exons ATGGCAGCTAAAGGAGCGCACATCACGCAAAATATCGAAGCTCGACCTTCGATATTCGAAGTCGTGGCCGCAGATTCACTGAACGCGACGTTCTATCCAGCCCTCAAAAGAGTTGCCAAT TTTTTAGCATCGATAAAACCAGTCGCCTTCGGTCCACTGCTGCGATACTACGACGAGGTGTTTCTGGTGTTCAACTGGGCCGTCCAGAGCTACTACCTGCGCTACAAGGGAGGCTCCCTTTCGGAGGTTTTCTACGGCCTAACAAGAACTTCGCTGCGAACCAATCGATTCGATCAGAACGGACAACGGTGGTCACTGGCCCTACTCGTCGTAGCTCCTTATCTGTACCGCAAGTTAGAAGCAAAAATAACCCAATGGAAGGAAGATTACGAAAACGGTCGTGTGATATCGCCGGAAAAGGTCCGCCTAACCCAGATCGTCCCATACCTTAAAGCGTGCTTCGAGTGCGTCCGACTGGTCCATTACGTATCATATCTGGCCGGAGCCGTTCCGACGCACTCGCCGGTCCTGCGAGCGTTGAACCTCTCACTGACATACCAGCAGGAAGAGGAGCAATCATGGACGTTCCAGGAGCTTCTTTCCGGTCGAGTCGAACCCGCCAAACTCCTCAGCTCTGCCCTGCTGCGAAGTCTCGAGCTGTCGGCCTTCTTTCTGCAATTTATCGAGTGGTGGCAAAACGAGGCCAACATGGGCGATCTGGCCAAGCTTCCCACTCCGGACGCTCCGCCGGGTGACCTGAACGGGGAAAAGTACCGGGGCAAGTGTCCGCTTTGCTTGCAGCGGTGGGAAATTGCGACGGCGGTGTCCGTTTCCGGTTACGTTTACTGCTACCGCTGCATTGTGGCGCATCTTCAGAAGGAGAGTAAATGTCCGGTGACGGGCTATCCGGCGTCGATCGGTGATTTGATTCGAGTGTTCGAGGGGGATGACGACTGA
- the LOC120416657 gene encoding alcohol dehydrogenase class-3, translating to MSSTAGKVISCRAAVAWEPKKPLSIETIEVAPPNPGEVRIKVVASGVCHTDAYTLDGHDAEGVFPVILGHEGAGIVESVGEGVTKFKEGDHVIPLYIPQCFECKFCKSPKTNLCPKIRATQGKGLLPDGTSRFTCKGKEVFHFMGTSTFSEYTVVAEISLCKINETAPLDKVCLLGCGIPTGYGAALNTAKVEPGSSCAIWGLGAVGLAAAMGCKAAGATRIIGVDINPDKFKTGEKFGCTEFVNPKDYDKPIQQVLIEKTDGGLDYTFECVGNTLTMRAALESCCRGWGTSVIIGVAESGKEIATRPFQLVTGRTWKGTAFGGWKSVESVPMLVERYLKKELMVDEFVTYNMAVEEINEAFKLMHEGKSIRSVVNF from the exons ATGAGTAGCACTGCTGGAAAG GTCATCTCGTGCCGGGCCGCAGTCGCTTGGGAGCCCAAGAAACCGCTCTCGATCGAAACGATCGAAGTGGCCCCTCCGAATCCGGGTGAAGTTCGGATTAAGGTGGTCGCGTCCGGCGTCTGCCACACCGATGCGTACACGCTGGATGGACACGATGCGGAGGGCGTGTTTCCGGTCATTCTGGGTCACGAAGGTGCCGGAATTGTGGAAAGTGTCGGCGAAGGGGTTACCAAGTTTAAGGAGGGTGACCACGTAATTCCGCTCTACATTCCGCAGTGCTTCGAGTGCAAGTTTTGCAAGTCGCCGAAGACGAACCTGTGTCCGAAGATTCGCGCGACGCAGGGAAAGGGATTGCTTCCGGATGGAACGTCCCGGTTTACGTGCAAGGGCAAGGAGGTGTTCCACTTTATGGGAACTTCGACGTTCTCGGAGTACACTGTTGTGGCGGAGATCTCGTTGTGCAAGATCAACGAAACTGCGCCCTTGGATAAGGTTTGTCTGCTGGGTTGTGGCATTCCGACCGGGTATGGAGCCGCGCTTAATACGGCCAAGGTTGAGCCGGGGAGTAGCTGCGCCATCTGGGGACTTGGAGCGGTTGGATTGGCCGCAGCAATGGGTTGCAAGGCTGCCGGAGCGACCCGGATCATCGGGGTGGACATCAATCCGGACAAGTTCAAAACGGGAGAAAAGTTTGGCTGCACGGAGTTTGTGAACCCGAAGGACTACGACAAACCAATTCAGCAGGTTCTGATTGAGAAGACCGATGGTGGACTGGACTACACCTTTGAATGCGTTGGCAACACCCTGACGATGCGTGCCGCGCTGGAGTCCTGCTGCCGTGGTTGGGGAACTTCGGTTATCATTGGAGTAGCCGAGTCGGGCAAGGAGATTGCCACGCGTCCGTTCCAGCTGGTTACCGGAAGGACGTGGAAGGGAACGGCTTTCGGAGGATGGAAGAGTGTCGAAAGTGTGCCGATGCTTGTGGAGCGTTATCTGAAGAAGGAACTGATGGTGGATGAGTTCGTAACGTATAACATGGCGGTCGAGGAAATTAACGAAGCATTTAAATTAATGCATGAGGGCAAGAGCATTCGATCGGTTGTTAATTTCTGA
- the LOC120416646 gene encoding zinc finger protein 37 homolog has translation MEYALDMDVHHTCRICLSQPDQEQRLFSLFSSAIVDGFLVSIPEAISFCVDLEIVESAEMPGKICQSCKSQMLNFYAFKRKCKRTEQILQETIAQKRSTVEEVAEAKLEEPEVQPVLEEDEEKPDEGEDGADDNLMFEIAELVQCESCDKMFENEEELKQHAAAEHFDVEVADTPEAGDDELHEDTEMDAQVEMEPTESQGFTSEHGEDVEYYEEIVSPEEAREECAEEAAQEDSEDAELMEQPEATVDNTSTEAAMTCNICGAIFVGQSRFGRHMRSHEATAHVVDFFQFHICCDCKKVFLRQDEYLLHLKISGHVDSPMVDAATSYACGICPMELAGKLDDMKLHILTHQEVHSCPLRGCGCEYASLARLGVHIRQKHVEHDSLRCQHCGMDSFDSMADLQQHLRLKCTGKKFPCNHCDKKFLTQRSLANHLKTIEKRFRCDQCGKSFAQQGELKLHQRFHNGERPYQCTVCGKSYKSASLRTAHMDSHIEGKTFQCQICDKQLQTRTCYRNHLKRHSEEKKHECDVCSKKFYTKYHAKIHKEKVHKPNKVQGKAEGKPNK, from the exons ATGGAGTACGCCCTGGACATGGACGTGCACCACACGTGCCGCATCTGTCTGTCCCAGCCGGACCAAGAGCAGCGGCTGTTTAGCCTCTTTTCCAGCGCGATCGTGGACGGATTTCTGGTGTCGATACCGGAAGCCATCAGCTTTTGCGTGGACTTGGAG ATTGTGGAATCCGCCGAAATGCCGGGTAAGATCTGCCAAAGCTGCAAGTCTCAGATGCTGAATTTTTACGCCTTCAAGCGAAAGTGCAAGCGAACGGAACAGATTCTGCAGGAAACGATTGCGCAGAAAAGATCAACTGTTGAGGAGGTAGCGGAAGCGAAGCTTGAGGAACCGGAAGTGCAGCCGGTTTTGGAGGAAGATGAGGAGAAACCAGACGAAGGAGAGGATGGCGCGGACGACAATTTGATGTTTGAGATTGCGGAACTGGTCCAGTGTGAGTCGTGTGATAAAATGTTTGAGAACGAGGAGGAGCTGAAGCAACATGCCGCCGCTGAGCATTTTGATGTGGAAGTTGCGGATACTCCAGAGGCAGGAGATGATGAACTTCACGAAGATACCGAAATGGACGCTCAGGTTGAAATGGAACCGACAGAGTCTCAAGGTTTCACGTCGGAACACGGGGAAGATGTTGAATACTACGAAGAGATTGTATCTCCAGAAGAAGCTCGGGAAGAGTGTGCAGAAGAAGCAGCACAGGAAGATTCGGAGGACGCTGAACTGATGGAGCAGCCTGAAGCGACTGTGGATAACACTAGCACTGAAGCGGCCATGACCTGTAACATCTGTGGGGCAATTTTCGTCGGGCAGTCACGGTTCGGAAGACACATGCGGTCCCACGAGGCCACCGCTCATGTAGTAGATTTCTTCCAGTTTCACATCTGCTGCGACTGCAAGAAGGTATTCCTCCGCCAGGACGAATATCTGTTGCACCTCAAGATTAGTGGTCACGTCGATAGTCCTATGGTAGACGCTGCCACGAGCTATGCGTGCGGAATCTGTCCGATGGAACTTGCCGGGAAACTAGACGACATGAAGCTGCACATCTTGACTCACCAAGAGGTGCACTCGTGTCCCTTGCGAGGTTGTGGCTGTGAGTACGCTTCGTTGGCTCGACTGGGCGTCCACATCCGACAGAAGCACGTTGAGCACGATTCTCTCCGGTGTCAGCACTGCGGGATGGATTCGTTCGACTCGATGGCCGATTTGCAGCAACATTTGCGTCTCAAATGCACGGGCAAAAAGTTTCCCTGCAACCATTGCG aCAAGAAGTTTCTCACGCAGCGTTCTCTGGCAAACCACCTGAAGACCATCGAAAAGCGTTTCCGCTGTGACCAATGTGGGAAGAGTTTTGCACAGCAGGGAGAGCTTAAACTTCACCAGCGCTTCCACAACGGAGAGCGTCCCTATCAGTGCACCGTGTGCGGAAAGAGCTACAAGTCGGCTTCGTTGCGGACCGCCCACATGGATTCGCACATCGAGGGAAAGACGTTCCAG TGCCAAATTTGTGACAAGCAGTTGCAGACGCGAACCTGCTACCGGAACCACCTGAAGCGACATTCCGAAGAGAAGAAACACGAATGTGATGTTTGCTCTAAAAAGTTTTACACCAAGTACCACGCCAAGATTCACAAGGAGAAGGTTCACAAGCCGAACAAAGTGCAAGGCAAGGCAGAAGGAAAGCCCAATAAATAA